AAAGGAAAGGACGATCGCGCCCCGTGCCGCGAGGCGCCGGCCCGCACCCGCGTCCGCCCGCTGATCCCTGCCCTGAGCCTGTTCCGTGGGGATGGTCGCCTTCATTGCCACCTCCTTGGAGTGAGAGGGCGAGAGCCCAGCGGCAGTGCCGATGGCACGCCGGCACGCCACCTGGCCGCGTTCGGTGCCCAGTCGGGTGGCGCTCGTCTCTCCACCAGCGATCATGGCGGAGGCCGAGGCAGGCAGGCGATGACTTAAGTCACAGGCGCAGGAATAGGGGCTGACGGCTCCCCGAGGGCGAGCCTGGCGAGCCGAGCGGGATCGCGGAGCACCACCCGGCCGCGTTTCCGTATGATGGCGCCGCTTTGCTCCAGCTGGAGGAAGGCCCGGGCGATCAGCTCGCGCACCGTGCCGAGCCTCGCGGCCAGCTGAGCATGAGTCAGCGTGAGCTCGATCTCGGTCCCCGTGCTTCCCGATCGTCGAGGAACGGCATCGAGGTAGCGGGCCAGGCGCTCGGGGATGGGCCGGAACGCCAAGTCGCTCACCATCTCGGCAAAGTGGCGCAGCCGCCGCGCAAGCGTCTCCAGGATCGCAAGGGCAACACGAGGATGCCGTCGGCAGAGATCGAGGAGGTCGGCGCGCCGGAGAAAGAGGGCGCGCGTTGGCTCCGTGGCGACCGCCGAGGCGATGTACCCCCCGCGGTCGAACAGTGGCCCCTCACCGAGCGTCGCCCCGGGCCCTTCGGTGTGGAACACCTGTTCGCGGCCGCGCAGCGAGACCTGCCGCACCTCGACGGCGCCCTCGGCGATGATGAAGAGACCGTGGCAGGGCTCGCCCTCCTCGAAGAGGGCGGTATCGAGGCGGAACGTTCGGGCGGCGCATCGGGTCGCGAGCTGGCGTAGCTCTCCCGCACCCAGGGAGGCGAAGTACGGGACCCGCGCCAGGAGGTCGGTGTCGCCAGCTGGTGATCCGGCGGGGCGCGCCGGGCGCCGGCGCCGACGGGGTCCGCGGGAGACGGGCCGTGACACGGGGGGGTCTCCGGGTCAGAGGCGGACGCCGACCGGCCTATCCGCCCAGCTCGAGAAGAAGCCGGCGGGCCTCCCTGAGCTGCTCGGCCTCCAGGCCCTCGGCGCGGATGAGGGCGCGGCGGATCGACGAGGCGGCCTCTGTGTTCCGTCCCAGCCGGCGCAGCGTCATCCCCAGGTGGTAGTGGAATAGCGGATTGGCGCCTCCCAGCTCCACGGCCTCCTGCAGGGCCTGCAACGCCTGGGGATATTCGCCCCGCTGGTAGCGCACGAATCCCACGGTGTGCAGGAGCGGCGGCCTGAGGCTCTTCCGCGTCGGTGCCGGTCCGCGGTCGGCCAGGGCCGCCGCCCGCTGCGAAAGCTGGAGGGCCTCGTCCAGGCCGCGGCCGTGTACGGCCAGGCGCCAGGCGACGTTGTTCATGGCCAGGGGGCTGTCCGGCATGAGCGCGAGCGCCCGGCGGTAGGCGTCGAGGGCGCGCTCGGCGTCGCCGGTGCGCTCGAGGACGTTGCCGAGCGCCAGGTGAGCCGACCCCAGCTTGGGATCGAGGGCCACCGCGGCTTCCAGCGACTGGCGGGCGCCGGCGAGGTCGCCGCGCTTGAGGAGGACAGTTCCGAGGACGAAGCGCGCGGCCGCGCTCTTGGGCTGGGCGGTGACCACGGAGCGGGCCTGAGTGATCCCGTCCTCCAGGCGGCCCATCTCGCCGTAGAGGGCGGCGAGCCGGACGCGAGCGTTGTGACGCTGGGGGGTCGCCCGCAGCACCTGCTCGAGCTGGGTCGCCGCCGACTCCCGGTTGCCGCGCTCCTCGAAGTAGTCGGCGAGGAGGAGCCGGGCCCCAAGGTGCTCGGGGTTGAGCTTGGTCACCATCTGGAGCTGCTCGGCCGCCTCGTCGAGACGGCCCTCCATCCGCCGCAACAGGGCGAGATGCTGATAGGCTCCCGCGAAGCCCGAGCTCGCGTCGAGGACCCGCTTGAGCTCGGCTTCGCCCTCCTTGAAGCGCCGGGCTCCGAGATAGGCGGTGGCCAGGGAGAAACGCAGTGGCACGTTGGTCGGGTCACGGGCGAGCGCCGCCGTGAGGTCCTGGATGCGCGTGGCCACCGCCGCCTCGCTGCCGCCCGCGCTGGTCACGAGGGCCAGCTCCAGCCGGGCCTCGGCCAGGCGGGGCTCGAGGCGGAGGGCCTCCTCGTAGCTCTGCCGGGCGCCCGCAGCGTCGCCCTGGAGAAAACGTGCCCGGCCGAGGTGATAGTGGTTGTTGGCCAGGCGCGGATTCGCTGCGTTGACCCGCTCGAAGTGCGCGATGGCGTCGCGCACCTCACCGCGCTGGAGATGCGCCACGCCGAGGAGCGTGCGGGCGGCGAGCAGGTCTGGCCGGGCCTCCACCAGCTGGACGAGCCCCTTCACCGCCTCATTCACCCAGCCCCGGGCGAGATTGAGGCCGGCGAGCTGGAGCGCGAGGTCGGGGTGACCGGGATTGGCACGCACCGCGGCCTCGAGGACGGTGCCGGCCCGATCGTAGCGCCCCTGCTTCACGAAGAGGCGGCCGGCCACCGTGGCCGAGGCGACGTGCCCGGGATCCTTGTCGAGGATGTGCTGGAGGTGCGGCATGGCCTCGGTCTCCTTGCGCTGGCTGAGAAGCACCCGCGCGAGGTTGAACCGGGCGGGAACATGGTGCTCCGAGAGCGTGAGCGCGCGCCGGTACTCCGCCTCCGCGCGAGCCGCGTCGCCCCGGCGTGAGTAGAGGCCGCCGGCCAGCGTCGGCCATTGCGGCTGGGTCGGGTCGCGCCTGGCGAGGTCGGCGACGAGGGCGAGGGCCTCGTCGATGCGACCGTGCTCCACCAGCACGGCCACCTTGGCGTTCACGGAAGGCTCGTGCCGCGGGTTCTGCGCCATGGCGCGGTCGAAGGCCCGGAGCGCGTCGGCGGGCCGGTTCTGGAGGGTCAGCAGCTGGCCGAGGGTGAGATGTAGCCCGGGATCCTTGGGCTGGAGCTCGATCGCCTTGCCGTACATCTCCGTGGCCTTCGCGAGATCCTTCCGGGCGGCGAAGATCTGGCCGAGAACGGCGTAGGCGTCGTGTTCGCCGGGCGCCATCTGACGAGCCGTCTCCGCCGCCCGCTGGGCCTCGTCGAGCCTGTCGAGCAGCCGGAGCGCCCGGGCGCGCTGAAGATGGTAGTCCGGCGTGCGCTCCAGGGTGCGGGCAACCTGCCCCAGCTCGGCCAGGGCCTCTCGGGGCTTGCCCGCGTGTATATAGGCGGAGGCGAGGCCATAATGTGTCGCGGGGTGCTCGGGCATCTCGCTGGCCACGCGCTGGAAGGCCTCCACCGCCCGCTCGGGTTTCTTCTCGCCGAGGCTCGCGTAGCCGAACCAGTACCGCGCGGGGGTGAGGGTGGGGAACTGGCGCACGAGCCGCCCCAGCACCTCGGCGGCGCGGCCATAGCGTCCCGTGCGCACGTAGGTCTCGCCCAGGACCAGCTCGAAGCGGGGCGACCATCCCGCCTCGGGCAGGGCCTCCAGCTCGGCCAGCGCCTCGGCTTCCCGATCCTGGATGGCGCGGAGGGTGTACAGCGCGAGCCGGACGCTCGCGCTGTCAGGCTGGAGCGCGCGGGCCCGCAGCAGCATTGTCTCCGTCTCGTCCAGCCGCCGCTCCAGGAGGAGAAGCGCCCCGATGCCGAGGAGGGCGTCCACGTTGTCGGGCTGCAGGGCCAGCGCAGCTTCATAGGACCTCCGCCCTGCCTGGACATCGCCCTGGCGCGTGAGGGCGTCGCCGAGCGCCTGGTGGATCTCGGCGGCCTCCGGCGCTCGGGCCACCGCGTCCCGGAGCATCGGCACGGCGGTCCCGAGGTCCCCCGTCCCCGCTGCCGCCGCCCCGATGAGGAACAATGCGTGGGGACTGCCAGGCTCACGCTCCTGGATCAGCTCCCCCTGGGCGCGGGCCTCGGGCCAGAACTCGAGGGCCAGGTACGAGCGGGCGAGAAGGAGCCGCGTGGGGGTGGAGGCCGGGTCGACCTCCACTGCCCGGCGCAGCTCGCGCGCGGCGTCCGCGTACCACGCCTTGGCGAGATACGCCTGACCCAGAGCGCGCAACGCGCGGACCTCGCGCTGGTCGAAGCGAAGGGCGTTGCGCAGCTCGATGACCGCCTCGTTGAGCTTGCCCTCGGAGAGGAAGCGGGTGCCCCGCTCGAGGTGGTACTGCCTGAGCCTCTCGGGATCGCGAGCGCAGCCGGCCTCGCCCAGCGCGAGGCCCCCGAGGACCAGCAAGACACACAGGAGAGCTCCCTTGCTCAGGCGCATGATCGTGAGGTGTGCAGAGGGCATGCCAACCGCCTCGCGCATCCCCTGAAGGGCATGCGAGCCGCCTCAGCGTCGGAAAAGCTGACAGCAAGGGATGCGCGGTGCCACAGAGCTTGCCCATTGATGCATGGCATGCGGCAGGCATCACGCAAGAATTTCCGAAATCCCCGTCGCATTCGTCGGCGAAGGGGACGGAGCCCATCGGCGCTTCCCATTCCGGGGGGTGCGACCTCCCGGAAACGTCAGCTCCTCTTGCCGACGCCGGCTGCCTCCGCCCCTGTCAGTCCTGGAACACATCGAAAGACTGGATGATTCGTGGATGGCACAGATAGTGCTCATCTCGATCTGCGGGCATTGATCTGCACCATGAGGAGGCACGCATGCCGAGTCACATCAGGGCGCGAGGAGCGATAACTGCCGTCGGCCTGTCCATCGCGCTGGCCATCGGGCTCGCGCCGAGCCAGGCCGACGCCATCTCGGTGGAGTGGAACCTGGCCAGTCCGTCGGGGACCAGCTGCTGCGCCGACAGCAACGGCGACGGGAATATCCGGACCTTCACGGCGAGCGGAAACACCGTCAAGGTGATGAGCTTCGGCAAGACGGGCGGCAGCAGCAACACCGAGCTCCGGACGGCGGAGCTGGGCCAGTATTCCGGTGGGCTCGGTGTCACCGACCAGGACGAGGGGAGCGGCGGCAGCAACAGTCACACCGTGGACAACCGCAACCGGCTCAACTTCGTCGTCTTCCTCTTCGACAAGCCGATGGACGCCGAGAGCATGACGATGAACCTCTTCCACAACCAGGGGAGCAATCCAGACCACGATGGCGACATCTCCGCCTGGGCCGGCAACTATGCGGACGCTGGCGCCGGCGACCACAGCGCCCTCGCAGTGTCCCTCCGGGACAATCTTGCCGCCAACAGCAACAACACAGACGTGGCCCGGCTCGACTCCCTGTTTGGCGGCAGCCACCAGAGCTTCTCCTTCACGGCGGTCAATTCCCCGAGCAACCCCTACGCGGTGAACCTCGGCTCTCTCAGCAATGGCGGGAACGTGCTGATCATCGCCGCCGACGTGGACCCTGGCGCTTCGGGCCATGACAGCGTCTTCGACTACTTCAAGATCAAGTCGATCACGGCGAGTCAGCAGCAGCCGCGAGTTCCGGGGCCGGCTCCCGCCCTGCTCCTCGGGGCTGGCCTCGCGGGGGTCGGCCTGCTGTCCGCCCGCCGAGCCCGGCGTCGCCCGGCGAGCTGACCCAGGCCTCCGCGAGCCTGCCGCCTCTGGGGCAGCTGGCCCGCCCGCTCGCGGCGTGTGGGGGAGCGGTCCGCAGGTGAGGTCCGTGGACCTGGTGGCGCGGCGCCGGGAGTTGCTCCAGGCGGGGGGCGGCCCGGGTTGACGCGCCGGCGAGGTCTCGCCGGGGGACCCCGCCGGGGCCGGGAGCCTACCGGAACGCGGCGGCGTGGCGGCGGGCCCACGCCTCGAAGGTGCCCGCCTTGCGCCCCAGCCCCTTCTCCATCGTCTCGACCCCGAACACCCCATCCGCCTTGTTGGCCTTCATGAAGGCGAGGAGGTCGAGCACCGCGTCGACATACGCCTCCGGCATGCCCGACTGGCGCAGACTGTCGCGCGCCGCCTCGGGCGGCACATCCACGAATCTCACCGGACGTCCAAGGACCCGGGAGAGTATGGCCGCGTACTGGGCCGCGCTCAGTGACTCCGGGCCGGTCAGCGTGTACGCCTTCCCCTCGTGACCGGGCTGGGTGAGCGCCTTGACGGCCATCGCGCCGATGTCCGCCGGGTCGATGGCCGCCCACTTCCCGTCCCCGGTGGGCTGGTAGGTTGGTCTGGTGCAATGAAGAGGTAGCACCAGGTCGTCCCGCGCGTCAAGCTCAGCCTCGG
This genomic stretch from Candidatus Rokuibacteriota bacterium harbors:
- a CDS encoding Crp/Fnr family transcriptional regulator translates to MSRPVSRGPRRRRRPARPAGSPAGDTDLLARVPYFASLGAGELRQLATRCAARTFRLDTALFEEGEPCHGLFIIAEGAVEVRQVSLRGREQVFHTEGPGATLGEGPLFDRGGYIASAVATEPTRALFLRRADLLDLCRRHPRVALAILETLARRLRHFAEMVSDLAFRPIPERLARYLDAVPRRSGSTGTEIELTLTHAQLAARLGTVRELIARAFLQLEQSGAIIRKRGRVVLRDPARLARLALGEPSAPIPAPVT
- a CDS encoding tetratricopeptide repeat protein; its protein translation is MPSAHLTIMRLSKGALLCVLLVLGGLALGEAGCARDPERLRQYHLERGTRFLSEGKLNEAVIELRNALRFDQREVRALRALGQAYLAKAWYADAARELRRAVEVDPASTPTRLLLARSYLALEFWPEARAQGELIQEREPGSPHALFLIGAAAAGTGDLGTAVPMLRDAVARAPEAAEIHQALGDALTRQGDVQAGRRSYEAALALQPDNVDALLGIGALLLLERRLDETETMLLRARALQPDSASVRLALYTLRAIQDREAEALAELEALPEAGWSPRFELVLGETYVRTGRYGRAAEVLGRLVRQFPTLTPARYWFGYASLGEKKPERAVEAFQRVASEMPEHPATHYGLASAYIHAGKPREALAELGQVARTLERTPDYHLQRARALRLLDRLDEAQRAAETARQMAPGEHDAYAVLGQIFAARKDLAKATEMYGKAIELQPKDPGLHLTLGQLLTLQNRPADALRAFDRAMAQNPRHEPSVNAKVAVLVEHGRIDEALALVADLARRDPTQPQWPTLAGGLYSRRGDAARAEAEYRRALTLSEHHVPARFNLARVLLSQRKETEAMPHLQHILDKDPGHVASATVAGRLFVKQGRYDRAGTVLEAAVRANPGHPDLALQLAGLNLARGWVNEAVKGLVQLVEARPDLLAARTLLGVAHLQRGEVRDAIAHFERVNAANPRLANNHYHLGRARFLQGDAAGARQSYEEALRLEPRLAEARLELALVTSAGGSEAAVATRIQDLTAALARDPTNVPLRFSLATAYLGARRFKEGEAELKRVLDASSGFAGAYQHLALLRRMEGRLDEAAEQLQMVTKLNPEHLGARLLLADYFEERGNRESAATQLEQVLRATPQRHNARVRLAALYGEMGRLEDGITQARSVVTAQPKSAAARFVLGTVLLKRGDLAGARQSLEAAVALDPKLGSAHLALGNVLERTGDAERALDAYRRALALMPDSPLAMNNVAWRLAVHGRGLDEALQLSQRAAALADRGPAPTRKSLRPPLLHTVGFVRYQRGEYPQALQALQEAVELGGANPLFHYHLGMTLRRLGRNTEAASSIRRALIRAEGLEAEQLREARRLLLELGG